A stretch of the Mycolicibacterium celeriflavum genome encodes the following:
- a CDS encoding SDR family oxidoreductase produces MSEPRSVVITGASRGLGLASAAHLYRQGWRVVAAMRSVDAGMAALRTETAAAEGDPRLIGVTLDLTDLASVTAAAKSITEAVGAPYAIVHNAGISAAGMVEEAPMSLWERMFATNIFGPVALTKVLLPSMRSAGRGRIVLISSAGGIRGMPATAAYSAVKGALERWGESMASEVAPFGIGVTILVTGTYDTEIITDAGTTDNRVLDGPYARHHRTMDKRGREAMRRAAKSPARFATGLAQALESDKPFVRHCVGPDARMLLIANRMLPGAAMHTVTRLMMGIPRFGALGGTSAATMGAPEENTQESDESG; encoded by the coding sequence ATGTCTGAACCCCGATCAGTCGTCATCACCGGCGCATCCCGGGGGCTCGGCCTCGCATCCGCGGCGCACCTGTACCGGCAAGGATGGCGGGTCGTCGCCGCGATGCGGTCGGTCGATGCGGGCATGGCGGCGTTGCGCACGGAAACCGCTGCTGCCGAGGGCGATCCGCGCCTCATCGGCGTCACGCTCGACCTCACCGACCTGGCGTCCGTCACCGCGGCGGCCAAGTCGATCACCGAAGCCGTCGGCGCCCCGTACGCCATCGTTCACAATGCGGGAATCTCCGCGGCCGGAATGGTCGAGGAAGCCCCGATGAGCCTCTGGGAACGCATGTTCGCCACCAACATCTTCGGGCCGGTCGCGTTGACGAAGGTGCTACTGCCGTCGATGCGGTCGGCGGGGCGCGGGCGGATCGTGCTGATCTCGAGTGCGGGTGGGATTCGGGGAATGCCCGCGACCGCAGCGTATTCGGCGGTCAAGGGCGCCCTCGAGCGCTGGGGCGAATCGATGGCCAGTGAGGTCGCCCCGTTCGGAATCGGGGTCACGATCCTGGTGACGGGCACCTATGACACCGAGATCATCACCGACGCCGGCACCACGGACAACCGCGTCCTCGACGGCCCCTACGCCCGCCACCACCGGACGATGGACAAGCGGGGTCGCGAGGCGATGAGGCGGGCTGCCAAGTCGCCGGCCCGCTTCGCCACAGGACTCGCGCAGGCGCTGGAAAGCGACAAGCCATTCGTGCGACATTGCGTCGGCCCCGATGCGCGAATGCTACTGATCGCCAACCGGATGCTGCCCGGCGCCGCAATGCACACGGTGACCCGGCTGATGATGGGAATACCGCGATTCGGCGCTTTGGGCGGCACGTCGGCCGCGACCATGGGAGCGCCAGAGGAGAACACCCAGGAGAGCGACGAGAGTGGCTGA
- a CDS encoding cytochrome P450: MSDLFDDLEDFGSFDDAISGDVRDPYTELARIRREEPVQRLETSGALPHEESLPMFIVYRHEDIQQMLRDNETFSSAAVIAAFGPVLGQGVMLGMDEPIHGRLRGLVSKAFAQKSLARWEDELVARVANSLIDKFAPNGKADLVKEFTFDYPSQIIAGLLGLPEEDYPQFQRWSISLLSWLMNPERGLAASAALCEYFAPILEARRAEPREDLISALAAAEIDGEKLDDEEIFSFLRLLLPAGVETTYRSLGSLLFALLSHPDQLDAIRADRSLLPQAIEEGVRWEPPLLTITRVATKDTVLGGVAIPAGATVMPMLGSATHQDDRFADPDKFDIFRPQKSNLAWGHGVHVCLGMHLARLEMRTAVNLLLDRLPNLRLDPDGDDPHVRGQVFRSPTAVPVLFDAVRSRS, translated from the coding sequence TTGTCAGACCTATTCGATGACCTCGAAGACTTCGGATCCTTCGACGACGCGATCTCCGGCGACGTTCGTGACCCGTACACGGAGCTGGCGCGGATCCGCCGCGAGGAGCCGGTGCAGCGACTCGAAACATCCGGTGCGCTGCCGCACGAGGAGTCGCTGCCGATGTTCATCGTGTATCGCCACGAGGACATCCAGCAGATGCTGCGCGACAACGAGACTTTCTCGTCTGCTGCCGTCATCGCTGCCTTCGGTCCGGTACTCGGCCAAGGCGTGATGCTCGGCATGGACGAGCCGATCCATGGCCGGCTGCGTGGACTCGTCTCGAAAGCGTTTGCGCAGAAGTCCCTGGCGCGTTGGGAAGACGAGCTCGTCGCCCGGGTGGCCAACAGCCTCATCGACAAGTTTGCGCCCAACGGCAAGGCAGATCTGGTGAAGGAATTCACTTTCGACTATCCGAGCCAGATCATCGCGGGCCTGCTCGGCCTGCCAGAGGAGGACTATCCGCAGTTCCAGCGCTGGTCGATCTCGCTGTTGAGTTGGCTGATGAACCCGGAACGGGGTCTTGCGGCCTCGGCTGCGCTGTGCGAATACTTCGCACCGATCCTCGAAGCCCGCCGGGCCGAGCCGCGCGAGGATCTGATCAGTGCACTCGCGGCGGCGGAAATCGACGGAGAAAAGCTCGACGACGAGGAGATCTTCTCGTTCCTTCGGCTCCTTCTGCCGGCCGGCGTTGAGACGACATACCGCTCGCTCGGCAGTCTGCTCTTCGCACTGCTGTCCCACCCGGACCAACTCGACGCGATCCGCGCCGACCGCTCCCTGCTTCCCCAGGCCATCGAGGAGGGCGTGCGATGGGAACCGCCACTGCTGACCATCACGCGTGTGGCAACCAAGGACACCGTTCTCGGTGGGGTGGCGATCCCTGCGGGCGCGACCGTGATGCCGATGTTGGGTTCGGCCACACACCAGGACGACCGCTTCGCGGACCCCGACAAATTCGACATCTTCCGTCCGCAGAAGAGCAATCTCGCGTGGGGCCACGGCGTCCACGTCTGCCTCGGCATGCACCTCGCCCGCCTCGAAATGCGGACGGCCGTCAATCTGCTGCTCGACCGGCTGCCGAATCTGCGACTCGATCCCGACGGTGACGATCCGCACGTGCGGGGACAGGTATTCCGGTCGCCGACCGCGGTGCCCGTGCTGTTCGACGCGGTGAGGAGCCGTTCGTGA
- a CDS encoding CbbQ/NirQ/NorQ/GpvN family protein, producing the protein MGAEPSVAYQNGAMPEADPSRPYYRQVGNEEAVFKAAYRQGLSLVLKGPTGCGKTRFVEAMAHDLGRPLITVACHDDLTTADLVGRYLLRGDETVWVDGPLTHAVREGAICYLDEVVEARQDTTVVLHPLADHRRQLPIERLGVTLDAAPGFGLVVSYNPGYQSVLKDLKDSTRQRMVAIEFGFPEPDVEEGIVAHESGVEHATAVELVKFGQAIRRLETGGLREVASTRVLIAAGRLIVEGLTMREAARAAIAGPLTDDASVGRGLDEMIDVYLGAADVD; encoded by the coding sequence ATGGGGGCCGAGCCCAGTGTCGCGTACCAGAATGGCGCCATGCCAGAGGCCGACCCGTCGCGCCCGTATTACCGGCAGGTGGGCAACGAGGAGGCCGTGTTCAAGGCGGCCTATCGCCAGGGTCTGTCGCTGGTCCTGAAAGGGCCGACCGGTTGCGGCAAGACCCGGTTCGTCGAAGCGATGGCCCACGACCTCGGTCGACCGCTCATCACAGTGGCGTGCCACGACGACCTCACCACCGCCGATCTGGTCGGCCGGTACCTGCTGCGGGGCGATGAGACGGTCTGGGTGGACGGGCCGTTGACCCACGCGGTGCGGGAGGGGGCGATCTGCTACCTCGACGAGGTCGTCGAAGCCCGTCAGGACACCACGGTGGTGCTGCACCCGCTTGCCGACCATCGGCGGCAACTACCCATCGAACGCCTCGGGGTCACCCTCGACGCGGCACCGGGTTTCGGCCTCGTCGTGTCGTACAACCCCGGCTACCAAAGCGTTCTCAAGGATCTCAAGGACTCCACGCGGCAGCGCATGGTCGCCATCGAGTTCGGGTTCCCCGAGCCGGACGTCGAAGAGGGCATCGTCGCCCACGAATCGGGAGTGGAGCACGCGACCGCCGTCGAACTCGTCAAGTTCGGTCAGGCGATTCGGCGCCTCGAGACCGGGGGACTGCGCGAAGTCGCGTCGACGCGGGTGCTCATCGCGGCGGGCCGGCTCATCGTCGAGGGGTTGACCATGCGCGAGGCGGCCAGAGCGGCGATCGCGGGGCCCCTGACGGACGACGCCTCGGTCGGCCGCGGTCTGGACGAGATGATCGACGTCTACCTCGGCGCGGCCGACGTTGATTGA
- a CDS encoding aldehyde dehydrogenase family protein, with amino-acid sequence MMIDGKLVDGQAGTFTNINPATEEVLGEVADASKSDMHRAIDAARRAFDETDWSTNHAFRQRCLLQLQEALESEREELREELILEVGCPRSITYGPQLDAPLADGLRYPAKLIDEYPWETLLGDAMVSVTGMNTTRRVWREPAGVVGAIVPWNFPFEVTIQKIGQALGTGNTVVLKPAPNTPYNATRLGRLIAEKTDIPAGVVNVVTASDHFVGEELTLSPKVDLISFTGSTVVGQRIMEKGAATMKRLFLELGGKSATIVLEDADFALGCMMGIAPCMHAGQGCANPTRLLLPRSRYDEGVEILKGIYQSQAPGDPQDPGTLCGPVISDKQRGRIRTYIQKGIDEGARLVVGGPEKPEGLDKGFFVKPTLFVDVDNAMTIAQEEVFGPVLAVIPYTDEDDAVRIANDSPYGLAGNVMAGSIEHGLAVARRLRAGFLGINGAVGYGADTPFGGYKASGVGRQNGTAGFDQYTEVKSVAYPAQ; translated from the coding sequence ATGATGATCGACGGCAAGCTCGTCGATGGGCAGGCCGGCACCTTCACCAACATCAATCCGGCGACCGAGGAAGTGCTCGGTGAGGTGGCCGACGCGTCCAAAAGCGACATGCACCGTGCCATCGACGCCGCGCGTCGCGCCTTCGACGAGACCGATTGGTCGACGAATCACGCGTTCCGCCAACGATGCCTCCTGCAGCTGCAGGAGGCGCTGGAGTCCGAACGAGAAGAGTTGCGCGAAGAGCTGATCCTCGAGGTCGGTTGCCCGCGCTCGATCACCTACGGGCCGCAGCTCGATGCGCCGCTTGCCGACGGGCTGCGGTATCCGGCCAAGCTGATCGATGAATACCCTTGGGAGACCTTGCTCGGCGATGCCATGGTGTCGGTGACGGGAATGAACACCACGCGCAGGGTGTGGCGCGAACCCGCGGGTGTCGTCGGTGCGATTGTCCCCTGGAACTTCCCGTTCGAGGTCACCATCCAGAAGATCGGCCAGGCGCTGGGAACCGGCAACACCGTCGTGCTCAAGCCGGCGCCGAACACCCCCTACAACGCCACGCGGCTCGGCAGGCTGATCGCCGAGAAGACCGATATCCCAGCCGGTGTAGTGAACGTTGTGACGGCGTCGGACCACTTCGTCGGCGAGGAACTCACGCTCTCGCCGAAGGTCGACCTCATCTCGTTCACCGGTTCCACCGTCGTCGGGCAGCGGATCATGGAAAAGGGCGCCGCGACCATGAAGCGCCTGTTCCTCGAACTCGGCGGCAAGTCCGCGACGATCGTGCTGGAGGACGCTGACTTCGCCCTGGGCTGCATGATGGGCATCGCACCGTGCATGCATGCGGGACAGGGCTGCGCGAACCCGACACGGTTGCTGTTGCCGCGGTCGCGCTACGACGAAGGCGTCGAGATCCTCAAGGGCATCTACCAAAGTCAGGCGCCCGGAGATCCACAGGACCCCGGCACGCTCTGCGGACCCGTCATCTCTGACAAGCAGCGCGGCCGGATCCGAACCTACATTCAGAAGGGTATCGACGAAGGAGCCCGACTCGTGGTCGGCGGCCCCGAGAAGCCCGAAGGACTGGACAAGGGATTCTTCGTCAAGCCAACGCTTTTCGTCGACGTCGACAACGCGATGACCATCGCGCAGGAGGAGGTCTTCGGACCTGTGCTGGCGGTCATCCCGTACACCGACGAGGACGACGCGGTGCGCATCGCCAACGACAGCCCGTATGGGCTTGCAGGAAACGTCATGGCCGGTTCCATCGAGCACGGTCTCGCCGTGGCCAGACGGCTACGGGCGGGGTTCCTCGGCATCAACGGCGCCGTCGGCTACGGCGCAGACACGCCGTTCGGCGGATACAAGGCCAGCGGTGTGGGACGGCAGAACGGCACGGCCGGCTTCGACCAGTACACCGAAGTGAAATCCGTTGCCTACCCGGCCCAATAG
- a CDS encoding TetR/AcrR family transcriptional regulator, translated as MPQRGSPKKSAKSAGSPTSVRRPRGEARRLLLDAARELFARQDYRATTTREIAEAAGVTEYLLFRHFGSKAGLFREALVLPFTEFVADFSKTWQAVDPETTDEEELSRQFVGRLYDVLVDHKGLLLTLVASDGLSEEESEGAGIADIRRALALLGQISAEGMHLRGMHSGQPDLPAHSTVAMIVGMVALRSTFFGTKPPPREAIVDELVQAILHGFLHRP; from the coding sequence ATGCCCCAGCGAGGTTCGCCCAAGAAGTCGGCCAAGTCCGCAGGGTCGCCGACGTCCGTTCGTCGGCCCCGAGGCGAGGCGCGCCGGCTCCTGCTCGACGCCGCCCGCGAACTGTTCGCTCGCCAGGACTACCGGGCCACGACAACTCGTGAGATCGCCGAGGCCGCCGGAGTGACCGAGTATCTTCTGTTCCGCCACTTCGGCTCCAAGGCCGGCCTGTTCCGCGAAGCGCTCGTGCTGCCGTTCACCGAGTTCGTCGCCGACTTCAGCAAGACGTGGCAGGCCGTGGATCCCGAGACAACCGACGAAGAGGAACTGTCGCGGCAGTTCGTCGGGCGTCTCTATGACGTCCTCGTCGACCACAAGGGTCTCTTGCTCACCCTCGTCGCCTCCGACGGCCTCAGTGAGGAGGAGAGCGAAGGCGCCGGTATCGCCGACATCAGGCGAGCGCTGGCCCTGCTGGGCCAGATCAGCGCAGAAGGTATGCACCTTCGCGGAATGCACTCGGGTCAGCCGGATCTGCCGGCTCACTCCACGGTGGCGATGATCGTCGGGATGGTAGCGCTGCGGTCGACCTTCTTCGGGACCAAGCCGCCGCCACGGGAGGCGATCGTCGACGAACTCGTCCAGGCGATCCTGCACGGCTTCCTGCACCGACCGTAG
- a CDS encoding spirocyclase AveC family protein — protein MTTQESKPAEKAPDSPSPRNGPNWGRVISLLAWLGFLGLFAAVGRTDVDPRVANPNVKGRPRPVEFLTAFDQWQIIPQVGAVIIVVVFTVAFIRGWRTNPGSPVLLMVLVTTLIVWQDPIMNWSPYAVYNPMLLHWPESWPLIMMSPTVEPFIVFGYVLFYFGPYFPAIWILRRMQAKRGPEAFVSRHPLISLGGLVLVIGFIFDAILEISLVRTGLYIYSQAIPFGTMFGGTTFQFPLIWESLSVTFVMIPAAILVYRDDTGKSMAEKLAAKARLFTTKPVLGTFLVMFAIINVSYFAYGGWFWAIKASGLATSVACPWPYPEAKVYDPQGYYEENGAEGPYSVGKWSTWQQGLPDGRPDVELGSKSNRCATSDR, from the coding sequence ATGACCACACAGGAATCCAAACCTGCTGAGAAAGCGCCGGATTCACCGAGCCCGCGCAACGGCCCGAATTGGGGCCGGGTGATCTCGCTGCTGGCGTGGCTCGGCTTCCTGGGCCTGTTCGCAGCCGTCGGGCGGACGGACGTCGACCCACGGGTGGCCAACCCGAACGTCAAGGGGCGGCCCCGCCCGGTCGAGTTTCTGACGGCGTTCGATCAGTGGCAGATCATCCCGCAGGTCGGCGCCGTGATCATCGTCGTGGTGTTCACCGTCGCGTTCATCCGCGGCTGGCGCACGAATCCTGGAAGTCCGGTACTGCTGATGGTTCTGGTCACCACGCTGATCGTGTGGCAGGACCCGATCATGAACTGGTCACCGTACGCGGTGTACAACCCGATGCTGTTGCACTGGCCGGAATCCTGGCCGCTGATCATGATGTCGCCGACCGTCGAACCGTTCATCGTGTTCGGCTACGTCCTGTTCTACTTCGGGCCGTACTTCCCGGCGATCTGGATTCTGCGCCGGATGCAGGCCAAGCGCGGCCCCGAGGCGTTCGTCAGCCGGCACCCGCTGATCAGCCTCGGCGGACTGGTGCTGGTGATCGGCTTCATTTTCGACGCCATCCTGGAGATCAGCCTCGTGCGCACGGGGCTGTACATCTACTCGCAGGCGATCCCGTTCGGCACGATGTTCGGAGGCACCACCTTCCAGTTCCCGCTGATCTGGGAGTCGCTGTCGGTGACGTTCGTGATGATCCCCGCGGCGATCCTCGTGTACCGCGACGACACCGGAAAGTCGATGGCGGAAAAGCTCGCCGCGAAGGCCCGGCTGTTCACCACGAAACCGGTACTCGGCACGTTCCTCGTGATGTTCGCAATCATCAACGTGTCGTACTTCGCCTACGGCGGATGGTTCTGGGCGATCAAGGCCAGCGGCCTGGCGACGTCCGTCGCCTGCCCGTGGCCCTATCCAGAGGCCAAAGTGTACGACCCGCAGGGGTATTACGAGGAGAACGGCGCCGAAGGTCCGTACTCGGTCGGAAAGTGGTCGACCTGGCAGCAGGGTCTGCCGGACGGTCGCCCCGATGTCGAGCTGGGTTCGAAGAGCAACAGGTGCGCAACGAGTGATCGCTGA
- a CDS encoding nitric oxide reductase activation protein NorD, translated as MLASALAGRAVAVAPLDPGEPSWSDGQTIFVDPSARRRENLESVAVHASLIAADSLAPDIVSALVRHPRVAKRYLVLEGHRALAANGEVLPGVLSSMADPATANRSDSAEMSLSIASGKDTLGDPSAAFGVIRAKRVMAAGSRAAERVESETAAHIPRRESRQALDELDDGEVDDSDDPDLFTNPVGGGGFIGKWLKKLLSSARKSGGNGGGPPGADTPTHRTNSANRGALAVASTATTSSENVADITPHGFTYPEWDAERRGYRPDWCTVRELEPKIKGSAADAIDGAIGVRRPLARLGMGLHRRHRQSQGDDIDIDAAVEARVEVRAGSVPDEAVYLDSLRRRRDLSVLLLLDVSGSTAEPGTVGRTVHQQQRTVIADLTVALHDLGDRVALYAYNSQGRSAVNLLPVKRFDDHLDARMMRRLNSLEPGAYSRLGAAIRHGTAVLETRGGTSRRLLVVVSDGLAYDHGYERAYGAADARRALTESRRRGTGCVCLTVGAGTDVETLRKVFGNTAHATIARPEQLAGIVGPLFRSAIRSAEVLRRVS; from the coding sequence ATGCTGGCGTCCGCGCTCGCCGGACGGGCCGTCGCGGTGGCGCCGCTCGATCCAGGCGAGCCCTCGTGGAGCGATGGGCAGACGATCTTCGTCGATCCGTCGGCTCGCCGGCGCGAGAACCTCGAATCGGTGGCGGTGCACGCCTCGCTGATCGCCGCGGACAGCCTGGCCCCGGACATTGTCAGCGCACTGGTCCGGCATCCGCGGGTGGCCAAGCGGTATCTGGTCCTGGAGGGACACCGGGCGCTCGCCGCCAACGGTGAGGTGCTGCCGGGCGTGCTGAGTTCCATGGCGGATCCCGCAACCGCGAATCGCAGCGACTCAGCCGAGATGTCGCTGTCCATCGCGTCGGGCAAGGACACGCTGGGCGATCCATCCGCAGCATTCGGTGTCATCCGGGCCAAGAGGGTGATGGCGGCGGGCAGTCGAGCCGCCGAACGCGTGGAGAGCGAGACCGCCGCTCACATTCCCCGGCGCGAAAGCAGGCAGGCGCTGGACGAACTCGACGACGGCGAGGTCGACGACAGCGACGATCCCGACCTGTTCACCAATCCCGTTGGAGGTGGCGGCTTCATCGGCAAGTGGCTGAAGAAGTTGTTGTCATCGGCACGCAAGTCCGGTGGAAACGGCGGCGGGCCGCCCGGTGCCGACACTCCGACCCACCGCACGAACTCGGCCAACCGCGGCGCTCTCGCGGTGGCGTCGACGGCGACAACCTCGTCGGAGAACGTCGCGGACATCACGCCGCACGGATTCACGTACCCGGAATGGGACGCCGAGCGCAGAGGCTACCGGCCGGACTGGTGCACCGTGCGCGAGCTCGAGCCGAAGATCAAGGGGTCGGCCGCCGACGCGATCGATGGTGCGATCGGAGTCCGGCGTCCGCTCGCGCGGCTGGGCATGGGCCTGCATCGCCGTCATCGGCAGTCCCAGGGTGACGACATCGACATCGACGCCGCAGTAGAGGCCCGCGTCGAAGTCCGAGCCGGATCAGTGCCCGACGAGGCGGTCTATCTCGACAGCCTGCGACGGCGGCGCGACCTGTCTGTGCTGCTGCTGCTCGATGTCTCCGGGTCGACCGCGGAGCCGGGAACGGTGGGTCGGACGGTCCATCAGCAGCAACGGACGGTGATCGCCGATCTCACCGTCGCGCTGCACGACCTCGGCGATCGCGTGGCGCTCTACGCCTACAACTCGCAGGGCCGTTCCGCTGTGAACCTGTTGCCCGTCAAGCGATTCGATGACCATCTCGATGCGCGAATGATGCGACGGCTGAACAGCCTCGAACCGGGCGCGTATTCCCGTCTGGGCGCCGCCATCCGCCACGGGACGGCAGTCCTGGAAACGCGCGGTGGCACGTCACGGCGCCTGCTGGTCGTGGTTTCCGACGGCCTGGCATACGACCACGGCTACGAGCGTGCCTACGGCGCTGCCGATGCGCGACGCGCGCTGACCGAATCCCGCCGCCGGGGGACGGGTTGTGTTTGCCTGACCGTGGGCGCCGGCACCGACGTGGAAACACTGAGGAAGGTCTTCGGGAATACCGCACACGCCACCATCGCGCGCCCCGAACAACTGGCAGGCATCGTCGGGCCACTCTTCCGGTCGGCTATCCGGTCTGCGGAGGTGCTGCGGCGCGTGTCGTGA
- a CDS encoding ABC transporter substrate-binding protein, whose translation MSYESTAEPIKVGYLMDFTLPPGFPEDLFASFTQCFDLIFSEAVEQGLMDRPVQMIYREVEGLPKGSVKAVIDAYGELVDEGCLVVFGPNITDNCVPLREAIEERFKVPAISVTGTDDWLGEWTFAFPQGSMTDEPIFLADLVAKRGLTEIGVLVEQNLIGESYLKNLRSACRRKGIRIVAEAAIAQTAQDISEAVRTLHDAKAEAIVHLGFGFGIVFVNPALEAVDWDPPRFTTTAFQNAWVNPIMWNAFMGWVGIDQYDEENPIGQDFLDRYAAKYNGSRPEFCVTVVNRDVAATLVRAFTDAHPLSPRGVKEALERVKMMPAASGAPGTRVSLGKWTRRAWMGSGYLVARTLDADGVNSHLVDRFGEA comes from the coding sequence GTGTCCTACGAAAGCACTGCTGAGCCGATCAAGGTCGGTTATCTGATGGACTTCACGCTGCCTCCCGGCTTTCCGGAAGACCTGTTCGCGTCCTTCACCCAGTGTTTCGACCTGATCTTCTCCGAAGCCGTCGAACAGGGCCTGATGGATCGCCCGGTGCAGATGATCTACCGCGAGGTCGAAGGTCTTCCGAAAGGTTCGGTCAAGGCGGTGATCGACGCCTACGGCGAACTCGTCGACGAGGGCTGCCTGGTGGTTTTCGGTCCGAACATCACAGACAACTGCGTACCGCTTCGCGAGGCGATCGAGGAGCGCTTCAAGGTGCCGGCGATTAGCGTCACCGGCACCGACGACTGGCTGGGCGAATGGACGTTCGCCTTCCCGCAGGGATCGATGACCGACGAGCCGATATTCCTCGCCGACCTGGTCGCCAAGCGCGGACTCACCGAGATCGGTGTCCTGGTCGAGCAGAACCTCATCGGCGAGAGCTATCTGAAGAATCTCCGGAGCGCCTGTAGGCGGAAGGGAATTCGGATCGTTGCGGAGGCGGCGATCGCCCAGACCGCGCAGGACATCAGCGAGGCGGTGCGCACCCTGCACGACGCGAAGGCCGAGGCGATCGTGCATCTCGGGTTCGGCTTCGGCATCGTGTTCGTCAACCCGGCACTCGAGGCCGTCGACTGGGATCCGCCGCGCTTCACCACCACCGCCTTCCAGAACGCGTGGGTGAACCCGATCATGTGGAACGCGTTCATGGGGTGGGTCGGGATCGATCAGTACGACGAGGAGAACCCGATCGGGCAGGACTTCCTCGATCGTTACGCGGCGAAATACAACGGCAGCCGTCCCGAGTTCTGTGTCACGGTGGTCAACCGCGACGTCGCCGCGACACTGGTGCGCGCCTTCACCGATGCGCATCCGCTGAGTCCGCGCGGGGTCAAGGAGGCGCTCGAACGGGTCAAGATGATGCCTGCCGCCTCCGGCGCGCCGGGAACCCGTGTGTCGCTGGGTAAGTGGACGCGTCGCGCCTGGATGGGCTCCGGATATCTCGTCGCTCGGACCCTCGACGCCGACGGCGTCAACTCGCACCTGGTGGATCGCTTCGGCGAGGCATGA
- a CDS encoding cytochrome P450, with protein sequence MTDYETVDFFTDESLVSDPYPYFEHLRSRCPVARATAFNVLAVTGYDEALAVYKDPAFSSCVSVAGPFSGMPFGPGETDDVTELIEQHRDAVPMAEHITSQDPPVHTRTRSLLNKLITPKRLKENEDFMWRLADRQLDIFIEEGGCEFLGDYAKPFSLLVIADLLGVPQEDHDEFKAVFALETVGELGKEAPTSHNPLQWLDEKFYAYIEDRRRSPREDVLTELAQAKHEDGSTPDIEDVMNLSTFLFAAGTETTTKLVSSAVRFIGDNEGSEKELRDDRSKIPAFLEETLRMESPVKSHFRMARTTTKVGDVEVPAGTTVMLLPGACNRDERKFPDPNTFRADRPNVREQIAFIRGVHSCPGAPLARAEGRISLNRILDRMRDITISAEHHGPADNRSYTYEPTFIMRGLSELHITFTPIA encoded by the coding sequence GTGACCGATTACGAGACCGTGGACTTCTTCACCGACGAATCCCTTGTCTCGGACCCGTACCCGTACTTCGAGCACCTGCGGTCGAGATGTCCGGTGGCCAGGGCCACCGCGTTCAATGTGCTGGCCGTCACCGGCTATGACGAAGCGCTGGCTGTCTACAAAGACCCGGCCTTCTCGTCATGCGTTTCGGTCGCCGGGCCGTTCTCCGGTATGCCCTTCGGGCCGGGTGAAACCGACGATGTCACGGAGCTCATCGAACAGCATCGCGACGCCGTTCCGATGGCCGAACACATCACGTCACAGGACCCGCCGGTGCACACCCGCACGCGCAGCTTGCTGAACAAGCTGATCACCCCGAAGCGCCTCAAGGAAAACGAGGACTTCATGTGGCGGCTGGCTGACCGGCAACTCGACATCTTCATCGAGGAGGGCGGCTGTGAGTTCCTCGGCGATTACGCAAAGCCGTTCTCGCTGCTGGTCATCGCCGACCTGCTCGGTGTGCCGCAGGAGGACCACGACGAGTTCAAGGCGGTGTTCGCGCTGGAGACCGTCGGCGAGTTGGGTAAGGAGGCGCCCACGTCCCACAATCCGCTGCAGTGGCTCGACGAGAAGTTCTACGCCTACATCGAAGACCGCAGACGCTCACCGCGCGAAGACGTACTGACCGAACTCGCACAGGCCAAGCATGAAGACGGGTCGACGCCCGATATCGAGGACGTCATGAATCTGTCGACGTTTCTGTTCGCTGCGGGCACCGAGACGACGACGAAACTGGTCAGCTCGGCAGTCCGATTCATCGGTGACAACGAGGGATCCGAGAAGGAATTGCGCGACGACCGCAGCAAGATTCCGGCCTTCCTCGAAGAGACGCTGCGGATGGAAAGCCCGGTGAAATCACACTTCCGGATGGCGCGTACGACGACGAAGGTCGGCGACGTCGAGGTACCTGCGGGTACGACGGTCATGCTGCTGCCGGGGGCATGCAACCGCGATGAACGGAAGTTCCCCGATCCCAATACGTTCCGAGCGGACCGTCCCAATGTGCGAGAGCAGATCGCGTTCATCCGGGGCGTGCACAGCTGCCCCGGGGCGCCGCTGGCTCGCGCCGAAGGACGAATCTCGTTGAACAGGATCCTCGACCGGATGCGCGATATCACGATCTCCGCCGAACACCACGGCCCGGCCGACAACCGCAGCTACACCTACGAGCCGACTTTCATCATGCGGGGGCTCAGCGAACTCCACATCACCTTCACACCGATCGCCTGA